In a genomic window of Streptomyces sp. SJL17-4:
- a CDS encoding LysR family transcriptional regulator gives MPAAVAPRDIDPRLLRAFTAVAEELHFTRAAARLYVAQQALSRDIRRLERELGVELFVRTTRQVSLTPDGERLLPYALRVLAAHDELTEAFRAAPRPLLVDLNSPGLAPEEVLRRARELAPDHELMARYESGLTGAVREMLAGRLDTSFGRYGGLDAGLRARLDSQFVRYERMAVLLPDDHPLAALPEVPLAALAGERIYAGAGNDRTPEWTDLAARLFAGRGIEIAPPAPLAVGKEEFRRIMAKHRNPVLAVVDFPPMPGSVLRPLVDPVPLSPVSLVWRKGLRHPALDALRTAAAEIGAREGWHHRPAGSWLPEGEPGLPGA, from the coding sequence ATGCCGGCGGCCGTCGCGCCGCGCGACATCGACCCCCGTCTCCTGCGCGCCTTCACCGCCGTCGCCGAGGAGCTTCACTTCACTCGCGCCGCAGCCCGCCTCTACGTCGCCCAGCAGGCCCTCAGCCGTGACATCCGGCGCCTGGAGCGCGAGCTGGGCGTCGAGCTCTTCGTACGGACCACCCGGCAGGTGTCCCTCACGCCCGACGGTGAGCGCCTCCTGCCGTACGCGCTCCGGGTGTTGGCCGCCCACGACGAGCTGACCGAGGCTTTCCGGGCCGCGCCCCGGCCCCTCCTCGTCGACCTCAACAGCCCCGGCCTCGCCCCCGAGGAGGTCCTGCGCCGGGCCCGTGAACTCGCCCCGGACCACGAGCTGATGGCCCGCTACGAGAGCGGACTCACCGGCGCCGTACGGGAGATGCTCGCCGGACGGCTCGACACCTCCTTCGGCCGGTACGGCGGCCTCGACGCCGGGCTGCGGGCGCGGCTCGACTCCCAGTTCGTGCGGTACGAGCGGATGGCCGTGCTCCTCCCCGACGACCACCCGCTCGCCGCCCTGCCCGAGGTGCCGCTCGCCGCTCTCGCCGGGGAACGGATCTACGCGGGCGCGGGGAACGACCGGACACCCGAGTGGACCGACCTCGCCGCCCGGCTCTTCGCCGGGCGCGGCATCGAGATCGCGCCACCCGCGCCGCTCGCCGTCGGCAAGGAGGAGTTCCGCCGCATCATGGCCAAGCACCGCAACCCGGTGCTCGCCGTCGTCGACTTCCCGCCCATGCCGGGTTCTGTGCTGCGGCCGCTCGTCGACCCCGTACCCCTGTCACCCGTGAGCCTCGTGTGGCGCAAGGGGCTGCGCCATCCCGCTCTGGACGCGCTGCGGACCGCGGCCGCCGAGATCGGCGCCAGGGAGGGCTGGCACCACCGTCCGGCCGGGTCCTGGCTGCCGGAGGGGGAGCCGGGGCTGCCGGGCGCCTGA
- a CDS encoding S41 family peptidase, with translation MPAGTDHLCIRPRGVFRGAVLTLVFAGVLATAAATGSLPRQEPAAGRAEATLRTGEGARDSATVDSAALNRAAADAMADGKSGKQAAEEFVSRSGDRWGAVYDKREYAEFEQALDGTYTGVGLSAGRAADGRVRVTRVQSGGPAARAGLRADDRLVSVDGRPVDGLSVSEVVALLRGDGVLGSTVALRVERGRAAWTETLHRARLATDPVSVRRLDDGTLLIRVAAFTKGAGTRVRDAVRAAPAGSGVLLDLRGNAGGLVAEAATAASAFLDGGLVATYDVEGEQRAVYAEGGGDTGRPLVALIDGGTMSAAELLTGALQDRGRAVTVGSRTFGKGSVQMPSTLPDGSVAELTVGHYRTPAGHAVDGRGITPDLTAGERAEERAKTVLSGLGGGS, from the coding sequence ATGCCGGCCGGCACCGACCATCTCTGTATCCGGCCCCGCGGAGTGTTCCGTGGGGCCGTTCTGACGTTGGTCTTCGCCGGGGTCCTGGCCACCGCCGCCGCCACCGGCTCGCTGCCCCGGCAGGAGCCCGCCGCCGGGCGCGCGGAGGCGACCCTGCGCACGGGGGAGGGGGCACGTGACTCCGCGACGGTCGACAGCGCCGCCCTGAACCGGGCCGCCGCCGACGCGATGGCGGACGGCAAGTCGGGCAAGCAGGCGGCCGAGGAGTTCGTCAGCCGCAGTGGAGACCGCTGGGGCGCGGTGTACGACAAGCGGGAGTACGCCGAGTTCGAGCAGGCCCTCGACGGCACCTACACCGGCGTGGGGCTCTCCGCCGGCCGGGCCGCCGACGGCAGGGTCCGGGTGACCCGGGTGCAGAGCGGCGGCCCCGCCGCACGGGCCGGACTCCGGGCCGACGACCGGCTCGTCTCCGTCGACGGCCGCCCGGTCGACGGCCTCTCGGTCTCCGAGGTCGTCGCCCTCCTGCGCGGCGACGGCGTACTCGGCTCCACCGTGGCCCTCCGGGTCGAGCGCGGCCGCGCCGCCTGGACCGAGACCCTGCACCGGGCCCGGCTCGCCACGGACCCGGTCTCCGTCCGCCGTCTCGACGACGGGACCCTGCTGATCCGCGTCGCCGCCTTCACCAAGGGCGCGGGCACGCGCGTGCGGGACGCGGTACGGGCCGCCCCCGCCGGCTCCGGAGTCCTCCTGGACCTGCGGGGCAACGCCGGCGGCCTGGTCGCGGAGGCCGCCACGGCGGCCTCCGCCTTCCTCGACGGCGGTCTGGTCGCCACGTACGACGTGGAGGGCGAACAGCGCGCCGTGTACGCGGAGGGCGGCGGCGACACCGGCAGGCCCCTGGTCGCACTGATCGACGGCGGCACGATGAGCGCGGCCGAGCTGCTCACCGGCGCCCTCCAGGACCGGGGCCGGGCCGTCACGGTCGGCTCGCGCACCTTCGGCAAGGGTTCGGTCCAGATGCCGAGCACCCTGCCGGACGGCTCCGTCGCCGAGCTGACCGTCGGCCACTACCGCACCCCGGCCGGGCACGCCGTGGACGGCCGGGGCATCACCCCCGACCTGACCGCCGGGGAACGGGCGGAAGAACGGGCGAAGACGGTATTGAGTGGCCTCGGAGGGGGCTCGTAG
- a CDS encoding nitrate/nitrite transporter, with product MGGRWIERWEPEDETFWRETGERIARRNLLYSVISEHIGFSIWSLWSVMVLFMGPQYGVDPAGKFFLIATATFVGALIRIPYTFAVARFGGRNWTVFSALLLLLPTGFAFAVMEPGTSYTTFVLVAALTGVGGGNFASSMTNINAFFPLRKKGWALGLNAGGGNIGVPVVQLVGLLVIGTAGAMHPRIVLGVYLPLIIIAAVCAALFMDNLAPVKNDTGAAKEAVRARHTWIMAFLYIGTFGSFIGYSFAFGLVLQTQFGRTPLQAASLTFIGPLLGSLIRPVGGSLADRHGGARITLGTFAAMAAATGVVIYASVIESLTVFLVGFIGLFVLSGLGNGSTYKMIPAIFLAQGHRKGLAGEAAEAYGRRLSGAAMGLIGAVGALGGLGINLAFRQSFQTSGTGTAAFVAFLAFYAACMVVTWAVYLRAPATVPSTVPEHAGDVTEPETRPGYAKV from the coding sequence ATGGGCGGCCGGTGGATCGAACGGTGGGAGCCGGAGGACGAGACCTTCTGGCGCGAGACGGGGGAGCGGATCGCACGACGGAACCTGCTCTACTCCGTCATCTCCGAGCACATCGGCTTCTCCATCTGGAGCCTGTGGTCGGTCATGGTGCTCTTCATGGGGCCGCAGTACGGCGTCGACCCGGCCGGCAAGTTCTTCCTGATCGCGACCGCGACCTTCGTCGGCGCGCTGATCCGCATCCCGTACACCTTCGCCGTCGCCCGCTTCGGCGGCCGTAACTGGACGGTCTTCAGCGCCCTGCTGCTCCTGCTGCCCACCGGCTTCGCCTTCGCGGTGATGGAGCCCGGGACCTCGTACACGACCTTCGTCCTGGTGGCGGCGCTCACCGGCGTCGGCGGCGGCAACTTCGCCTCCTCCATGACCAACATCAACGCCTTCTTCCCGCTCCGGAAGAAGGGCTGGGCGCTCGGGCTCAACGCGGGCGGCGGCAACATCGGCGTCCCCGTCGTCCAGCTCGTCGGCCTGCTCGTCATCGGCACGGCGGGCGCCATGCACCCGAGGATCGTGCTCGGCGTCTACCTGCCGCTGATCATCATCGCCGCCGTCTGCGCCGCGCTCTTCATGGACAACCTCGCCCCCGTGAAGAACGACACCGGGGCCGCGAAGGAGGCCGTCCGGGCCCGCCACACCTGGATCATGGCCTTCCTGTACATCGGCACCTTCGGCTCCTTCATCGGCTACAGCTTCGCGTTCGGCCTCGTGCTCCAGACCCAGTTCGGCCGCACCCCGCTCCAGGCCGCCTCGCTCACCTTCATCGGCCCGCTGCTCGGCTCCCTCATCCGGCCCGTCGGCGGCTCCCTCGCCGACCGGCACGGCGGCGCCCGCATCACCCTGGGGACCTTCGCCGCGATGGCCGCCGCGACCGGTGTGGTCATCTACGCCTCCGTGATCGAGTCCCTCACCGTGTTCCTCGTCGGCTTCATCGGCCTCTTCGTCCTCAGCGGCCTCGGCAACGGCTCCACGTACAAGATGATCCCGGCGATCTTCCTCGCCCAGGGGCACCGCAAGGGCCTCGCCGGAGAGGCCGCCGAGGCCTACGGGCGGCGCCTCTCCGGGGCCGCGATGGGCCTCATCGGCGCGGTCGGGGCGCTCGGCGGCCTCGGCATCAACCTCGCGTTCCGGCAGTCCTTCCAGACCTCCGGCACCGGCACGGCCGCCTTCGTCGCCTTCCTGGCCTTCTACGCGGCCTGCATGGTCGTCACCTGGGCGGTATACCTTCGAGCTCCGGCCACGGTCCCCTCCACGGTCCCGGAGCACGCCGGGGACGTCACCGAGCCGGAGACCCGGCCCGGCTACGCGAAGGTGTGA
- the smpB gene encoding SsrA-binding protein SmpB, translating to MAKGLVNVQGKPAKKNQDKAPERKIIAQNKKARHDYHIVDTYECGVVLMGTEVKSLRMGRASLVDGFVQIDNHEAWLHNIHVPEYMQGSWTNHSAKRKRKLLLHREEIDKLESKSQETGHTIVPLALYFLNGRVKVEIALAKGKKEFDKRQTLREKQDTRETNRAIAAAKRKQRAAQAA from the coding sequence ATGGCAAAGGGACTCGTGAACGTGCAGGGCAAGCCTGCGAAGAAGAACCAGGACAAGGCGCCCGAGCGCAAGATCATCGCGCAGAACAAGAAGGCGCGCCACGACTACCACATCGTCGACACGTACGAGTGCGGTGTGGTGCTCATGGGCACCGAGGTGAAGTCGCTGCGGATGGGCCGCGCCTCGCTGGTCGACGGCTTCGTGCAGATCGACAACCATGAGGCGTGGCTCCACAACATCCATGTGCCCGAGTACATGCAGGGCAGCTGGACCAACCACTCGGCGAAGCGGAAGCGCAAGCTGCTGCTGCACCGCGAGGAGATCGACAAGCTGGAGTCGAAGTCGCAGGAGACGGGTCACACGATCGTGCCCCTCGCGCTGTACTTCCTGAACGGCCGGGTCAAGGTCGAGATCGCGCTCGCCAAGGGCAAGAAGGAGTTCGACAAGCGTCAGACCCTGCGCGAGAAGCAGGACACCCGCGAGACGAACCGGGCCATCGCGGCGGCCAAGCGCAAGCAGCGGGCGGCCCAGGCCGCCTAG
- a CDS encoding UvrD-helicase domain-containing protein — protein sequence MAAQEAVDTVRDREIGVEQEHLDHVYRRLEEKIHEAEFLMNDAAQRGQVGTPGALAERDAQVFRAGIHLNRLNNEFEDFLFGRIDLLEGKDGKKGPDGAYTSVEPAEDAVRPDNTAEIGETLHIGRIGVLDSDYAPLVIDWRAPAAAPFYRSTPVEPGRVVRRRVIRSKGRQVLGVEDDLMRPELRATLDGRELPVIGDGALMAALGQARSHTMRDIVSSIQAEQDLVIRAPAASVTYVEGGPGTGKTAVALHRAAYLLYQDRRRYAGGILIVSPTPLLVSYTEGVLPSLGEEGQVAIRAVGSLVDGAEATAYDDPAVARIKGSSRMLHVLRKAARGALETPAPKVQLELGEEEASTPAGTPTRLRVVAFGRRLELEADELRRIRHNVLGGTTPVNLLRPRARRLLLDALYAKSGAVGRHSDPELAAELRSSFDEDVSTEDSFLGFLDAWWPELTPRRVLEAMADERRLGRWARRILNPGEVRRLARSLRRTELSVHDVALLDELHTLVGAPARPRKKREYDPLDQLTGLEELMPVREETQRERAERLAAERTEYAHVIVDEAQDLTPMQWRMVGRRGRHATWTVVGDPAQSSWSDPDEAAAARDEALGSRPRRRFELTVNYRNPAEIAELAAKVLALAMPGKESPRAVRSTGVEPRFVPVRETAGKPDLAETVRSEARLLLERVEGTVGVVVAMNRRQEAARWLAELGDRVVALGSLEAKGLEYDATVVVSPAEIADESPAGLRVLYVALTRATQQLTVVAAAADMPDEAGVPDLLRD from the coding sequence GTGGCCGCGCAGGAAGCCGTGGACACGGTCAGAGACCGTGAGATCGGTGTCGAGCAGGAACATCTGGATCACGTCTACCGCCGACTGGAGGAGAAGATCCACGAGGCGGAGTTCCTGATGAACGACGCCGCCCAGCGGGGCCAGGTCGGCACGCCCGGCGCCCTCGCCGAGCGCGACGCCCAGGTCTTCCGGGCCGGCATCCACCTCAACCGGCTCAACAACGAGTTCGAGGACTTCCTCTTCGGCCGGATCGATCTGCTGGAGGGGAAGGACGGGAAGAAGGGGCCCGACGGGGCCTACACCTCCGTCGAGCCCGCCGAGGACGCCGTACGGCCCGACAACACCGCCGAGATCGGCGAGACCCTCCACATCGGCCGGATCGGCGTCCTCGACTCCGACTACGCGCCGCTGGTCATCGACTGGCGCGCACCAGCCGCCGCGCCCTTCTACCGGTCCACGCCGGTCGAGCCGGGCCGGGTCGTACGGCGCAGGGTCATCCGTTCCAAGGGCCGCCAGGTCCTCGGCGTCGAGGACGACCTGATGCGTCCCGAGCTCCGGGCCACCCTGGACGGCCGCGAGCTGCCCGTCATCGGCGACGGCGCCCTGATGGCCGCCCTCGGCCAGGCCCGCAGCCACACGATGCGGGACATCGTCTCCTCCATCCAGGCGGAGCAGGACCTCGTCATCCGCGCGCCCGCCGCCTCCGTCACGTACGTCGAGGGCGGGCCCGGGACGGGGAAGACGGCCGTGGCCCTGCACCGGGCCGCGTACCTGCTCTACCAGGACCGGCGGCGGTACGCGGGCGGCATCCTGATCGTCTCGCCGACCCCGCTCCTCGTCTCGTACACCGAGGGCGTCCTGCCCTCCCTGGGCGAGGAGGGGCAGGTCGCGATCAGGGCCGTCGGCAGTCTCGTCGACGGCGCCGAGGCCACCGCCTACGACGATCCGGCCGTCGCCCGGATCAAGGGCTCCTCGCGGATGCTCCACGTGCTCCGCAAGGCCGCCCGTGGCGCCCTGGAGACCCCCGCGCCGAAGGTCCAGCTCGAACTGGGGGAGGAGGAGGCCTCAACTCCCGCCGGCACTCCGACGCGGCTCCGCGTCGTCGCCTTCGGCCGCCGTCTCGAGCTGGAGGCCGACGAACTGCGGCGCATCCGGCACAACGTCCTCGGCGGCACCACCCCCGTCAACCTGCTGCGCCCGCGCGCCCGCCGTCTGCTCCTGGACGCGCTGTACGCCAAGTCGGGCGCGGTCGGCCGGCACAGCGACCCCGAGCTCGCCGCCGAACTGCGCTCCTCCTTCGACGAGGACGTGTCGACGGAGGACTCGTTCCTCGGGTTCCTCGACGCCTGGTGGCCCGAACTCACCCCCCGCCGGGTCCTCGAGGCGATGGCCGACGAGCGCCGGCTGGGCCGCTGGGCCCGCCGCATCCTCAACCCGGGCGAGGTCCGGCGGCTCGCCCGTTCGCTGCGCCGCACGGAGCTGTCCGTTCACGACGTGGCGCTCCTCGACGAGTTGCACACCCTGGTCGGGGCCCCCGCCCGGCCCCGGAAGAAGCGCGAGTACGACCCGCTCGACCAGCTCACGGGCCTGGAAGAGCTCATGCCCGTACGGGAGGAGACCCAGCGCGAGCGGGCCGAGCGGCTCGCCGCGGAGCGCACCGAGTACGCGCACGTGATCGTCGACGAGGCGCAGGACCTCACGCCCATGCAGTGGCGGATGGTCGGGCGGCGCGGCCGGCACGCCACCTGGACGGTCGTCGGCGACCCGGCGCAGTCGTCCTGGTCGGACCCGGACGAGGCGGCGGCGGCCCGCGACGAGGCCCTCGGGTCCCGGCCGCGGCGCCGTTTCGAGCTGACCGTGAACTACCGGAACCCGGCCGAGATCGCCGAGCTCGCGGCCAAGGTGCTCGCCCTCGCCATGCCGGGCAAGGAGTCGCCGCGCGCGGTCCGCTCGACGGGCGTCGAGCCCCGTTTCGTACCGGTACGGGAGACGGCGGGGAAGCCCGACCTGGCCGAAACTGTTCGGTCCGAGGCACGGCTGCTCCTGGAGCGGGTCGAGGGCACCGTCGGTGTCGTCGTCGCCATGAACCGGCGTCAGGAGGCGGCCCGCTGGCTGGCCGAGCTGGGCGACCGGGTCGTGGCGCTCGGCTCCCTGGAGGCGAAGGGCCTGGAGTACGACGCCACGGTCGTCGTCTCGCCCGCGGAGATCGCGGACGAGTCCCCGGCCGGTCTGCGGGTCCTCTACGTGGCCCTCACCCGGGCGACGCAGCAGCTCACGGTGGTCGCGGCGGCGGCCGACATGCCGGACGAGGCGGGGGTCCCGGATCTGCTGAGGGACTGA
- the ftsX gene encoding permease-like cell division protein FtsX, with protein sequence MRAQFVLSEIGVGLRRNLTMTFAVIVSVALSLALFGGALLMREQVSTMKDYWYDKVNVSIFLCNKADAAAAAKCAKGAVTAQQKEQIEADLKKMDIVETVMHETADEAFKHYKEQYGDTAIASVVTPDQMQESFRVKLKDPEKYKVVATAFAGRDGVESVQDQRNILQNLFDLMNGMNIAALGVMGLMLVIALMLIVNTVRVSAFSRRRETGIMRLVGASSFYIQMPFIMEAAFAGLLGGAVACVLLLVGRYFLIDHGIALADKMQLVNFIGWDAVLAKLPLVIAIGLLMPAVAAFIALRKYLKV encoded by the coding sequence ATGCGCGCTCAGTTCGTGCTCTCCGAGATCGGCGTCGGTCTCCGGCGCAATCTCACGATGACGTTCGCCGTCATCGTCTCCGTGGCCCTCTCGCTCGCCCTGTTCGGCGGCGCGCTGCTCATGCGCGAGCAGGTCAGCACGATGAAGGACTACTGGTACGACAAGGTCAACGTCTCGATCTTCCTCTGCAACAAGGCCGACGCGGCCGCGGCGGCCAAGTGCGCCAAGGGTGCGGTCACGGCGCAGCAGAAGGAACAGATCGAGGCCGATCTGAAGAAGATGGACATCGTCGAGACCGTCATGCACGAGACGGCCGATGAGGCGTTCAAGCACTACAAGGAGCAGTACGGCGACACCGCCATCGCCTCCGTCGTGACGCCGGACCAGATGCAGGAGTCGTTCCGGGTCAAGCTCAAGGACCCGGAGAAGTACAAGGTGGTCGCCACCGCCTTCGCCGGCCGTGACGGCGTCGAGTCGGTGCAGGACCAGCGGAACATCCTGCAGAACCTCTTCGACCTGATGAACGGCATGAACATCGCCGCCCTCGGCGTCATGGGGCTGATGCTGGTCATCGCATTGATGCTGATCGTCAACACGGTCCGCGTCTCGGCCTTCAGCCGCCGCCGCGAGACCGGGATCATGCGGCTCGTCGGCGCGTCCAGCTTCTACATCCAGATGCCGTTCATCATGGAGGCCGCCTTCGCCGGACTCCTGGGTGGCGCGGTCGCCTGTGTGCTGCTGCTCGTCGGCCGGTACTTCCTCATCGACCACGGCATCGCGCTCGCGGACAAGATGCAGCTGGTCAACTTCATCGGCTGGGACGCCGTCCTCGCCAAGCTGCCGCTGGTGATCGCGATCGGGCTGCTGATGCCCGCCGTGGCCGCTTTCATCGCGCTGCGCAAGTACCTGAAGGTGTGA
- a CDS encoding MFS transporter, with amino-acid sequence MPQPDLTLTPAGPTLAPRYRDRHTAVPSSPAHTPHTPRNPYLRLFTLPGTRAFTVGNLIARLPMGMFGVSAVIMIAAAYDSYALAGGVTATGMAAGALTAPWIARLVDRYGQARIAVPATAYAVLGHLVLLLCVHEKAPVWALFATTALTATSPNTGGMSRARWAHLLKGDRDALHTANAFEQATDELCFMLGPVVAALLCSTLFPEAGTLVGAALFLTGVLIFAAQRSTEPPVSPRTATGSPLRVPGMAPLLAVFLATGAVFGSMEVVTVAYVDGPVAGPVLALQAAGSFAAGLLYGRAHRTVRLRTCLAAMAVLMTMPLLAASTGSLLALAGGLLLAGMATAPTMVTGMGLVQRLTPASQLNEGMTLAVTALLGGIAAGSATGGWAADHAPFASFGFLVPATAAALALALCAATRVGARA; translated from the coding sequence ATGCCGCAACCGGACCTCACCCTCACCCCGGCGGGCCCCACCCTCGCCCCCCGCTACCGCGACCGGCACACCGCCGTCCCCAGCAGCCCCGCCCACACCCCGCACACCCCCCGCAACCCCTACCTCCGCCTCTTCACGCTCCCCGGCACCCGCGCCTTCACCGTCGGCAATCTGATCGCCCGGCTCCCCATGGGCATGTTCGGCGTCAGCGCCGTGATCATGATCGCGGCGGCCTACGACTCGTACGCCCTCGCGGGCGGTGTGACCGCGACCGGCATGGCCGCCGGCGCCCTCACCGCCCCCTGGATCGCCCGGCTCGTCGACCGGTACGGCCAGGCGCGGATCGCGGTCCCCGCCACCGCGTACGCGGTCCTCGGCCATCTGGTCCTGCTGCTCTGCGTCCATGAGAAGGCCCCCGTCTGGGCCCTGTTCGCCACCACCGCGCTCACCGCCACCTCCCCCAACACGGGCGGCATGTCCCGGGCCCGCTGGGCCCATCTCCTCAAGGGCGACCGGGACGCCCTGCACACCGCGAACGCCTTCGAGCAGGCCACCGACGAGCTCTGCTTCATGCTCGGCCCGGTCGTCGCCGCGCTGCTCTGCTCGACGCTCTTCCCCGAGGCCGGCACCCTCGTCGGCGCCGCCCTGTTCCTCACCGGCGTCCTGATCTTCGCCGCCCAGCGCTCCACCGAGCCGCCGGTCTCCCCCCGTACCGCCACGGGCTCCCCGCTGCGGGTCCCCGGCATGGCCCCGCTCCTCGCGGTCTTCCTCGCCACCGGCGCGGTCTTCGGCTCCATGGAGGTGGTGACCGTGGCGTACGTGGACGGCCCCGTCGCCGGTCCGGTGCTGGCCCTCCAGGCCGCGGGCTCGTTCGCGGCCGGCCTCCTCTACGGCCGCGCCCACCGCACGGTCCGGCTCCGCACCTGCCTGGCCGCGATGGCCGTCCTCATGACGATGCCGCTGCTGGCCGCCTCGACCGGCTCGCTGCTCGCCCTCGCCGGCGGGCTGCTGCTCGCGGGCATGGCGACGGCTCCGACGATGGTGACGGGCATGGGCCTGGTGCAACGCCTGACGCCGGCGTCCCAGCTCAACGAGGGCATGACGCTGGCCGTGACCGCCCTCCTCGGCGGCATCGCGGCCGGCTCCGCCACCGGCGGCTGGGCCGCCGACCACGCCCCCTTCGCCTCCTTCGGCTTCCTGGTCCCGGCCACAGCGGCGGCCCTGGCCCTCGCCCTCTGCGCGGCGACCAGGGTGGGCGCCCGGGCATGA
- a CDS encoding uroporphyrinogen-III synthase encodes MDEQQEHGPAAGPLAGFTVGVTAARRADELIALLRRRGAAVVHGPALRIVPLADDTELLAATKELIGHAPDVVIATTAIGFRGWVEAAEGWGCGEELLAVLRDVELLARGPKVKGAVRAAGLTESWSPGSESMAEVLDRLLGEGVAGRRIAIQLHGEPLPGFVESLTAGGAEVVGVPVYRWMPPEDSGPLDRLLDGVLSGGLDAVTFTSAPAAVSLLSRAEEKGVRAELVAALRHDVLAVCVGPVTALPLQAEGIDTYQPERFRLGPLVQLLCKELPARSRVLPVAGHQVEVRGHAVLVDGLLRPVPPAGMALLGLLARRPGWVVSRADLLRALPGAGRDEHAVETAMARLRAALGTPKLIQTVVKRGYRLALDAAADAKYDD; translated from the coding sequence ATGGACGAGCAGCAAGAACACGGCCCCGCCGCCGGGCCCCTCGCCGGCTTCACGGTCGGCGTCACCGCGGCGCGACGCGCGGACGAACTCATCGCGCTGCTGCGCCGGCGCGGCGCGGCCGTCGTCCACGGCCCCGCCCTGCGGATCGTGCCCCTGGCGGACGACACCGAACTCCTGGCCGCCACCAAGGAACTCATCGGTCACGCCCCGGACGTCGTCATCGCCACGACGGCGATCGGCTTCCGGGGCTGGGTCGAGGCGGCCGAGGGCTGGGGCTGCGGGGAGGAGCTCCTCGCCGTCCTGCGGGACGTCGAGCTCCTCGCCCGGGGACCCAAGGTCAAGGGAGCCGTACGGGCCGCCGGACTCACCGAGTCCTGGTCGCCCGGATCGGAGTCCATGGCCGAGGTCCTCGACCGGCTCCTCGGCGAGGGCGTCGCGGGCCGCCGGATCGCGATCCAGCTGCACGGGGAGCCGCTGCCCGGCTTCGTGGAGTCGCTCACAGCCGGGGGCGCGGAGGTCGTCGGCGTCCCCGTCTACCGCTGGATGCCGCCGGAGGACAGCGGGCCGCTCGACCGGCTCCTCGACGGCGTCCTGTCCGGGGGCCTGGACGCGGTCACCTTCACCAGCGCGCCCGCCGCGGTGTCGCTGCTGTCGCGGGCCGAGGAGAAGGGCGTACGGGCCGAGCTCGTCGCCGCGCTGAGGCACGACGTCCTCGCGGTGTGCGTGGGGCCCGTGACGGCGCTTCCGCTCCAGGCCGAGGGCATCGACACGTACCAGCCGGAGCGGTTCCGGCTCGGACCACTCGTCCAGCTCCTCTGCAAGGAGCTGCCGGCCCGCTCACGGGTCCTGCCCGTGGCGGGCCACCAGGTGGAGGTCCGCGGGCACGCCGTCCTCGTCGACGGCCTCCTGCGGCCCGTCCCGCCGGCCGGCATGGCCCTCCTCGGGCTCCTCGCCCGCCGCCCCGGCTGGGTGGTCTCGCGCGCCGACCTGCTGCGCGCGCTGCCGGGCGCGGGGCGGGACGAGCACGCGGTGGAGACGGCGATGGCGCGCCTGCGGGCGGCCCTGGGCACGCCGAAGCTGATCCAGACGGTGGTGAAGCGGGGGTACCGGTTGGCGCTGGACGCGGCGGCGGACGCGAAATACGACGACTAG